In the genome of Mytilus edulis chromosome 3, xbMytEdul2.2, whole genome shotgun sequence, one region contains:
- the LOC139514219 gene encoding golgin subfamily A member 5-like — protein MSWLSGITGKAEQLLNKLDQSAADALTTAETQSQECSSKYNALNSVTLDSSSFVNKPLKQSTISKKTLTVSDIESTSNKKVTTASIQTGTKTQLSTSTPQSWTKKKVDNDEALFDFLNSSEPLDTSKKKVTPTSSARHSRHSSTSSVLSNKGGKITENPPSSNSGSSIVHVDSIHGSGSERGSPSETDVNVDVATLAEAMLDQSPSNSVHSSQDHESNGETQTLSSLELENKLLKNEVQSLNQEMSSVVNRAKEAEMELLRLKKKMDEYNRSSSKHDHVLRELQTRESDLMEVLNAKDSQLAVLRIRLEEADKNLQSSKKEMDRLQGEKSRILQDHTDSSGMHSQALDSLKQKLAEVEDSLKAEQQSYKQAQQESVGRQGLLEKEQKTFTDALTLAEKKASDDRTKVKDLTNQLKLARHNLDCAKQELAEYKEKATRILQSKERLIASLREGSGASGESVGVSNLEYDSVKQERDMFREELQHSRMTAENLGLELQEIESQLQQDNDSANEQIRSMEENLQEEKRIRLDFEQEILNQKQELQYTVEEMSRQKTAFQNKIADREADIEKLQNQLTTKTMSSSTEGELESRVRSLTESLIQKQTMLESLSTEKNSLTLQLERLQQQYKDIQSSSLRTNTTVVQVHEEDDVRQRLPAFMRETPTDAEVTKKMKRAVSTIDKFSIRLGVFLRRNPMSRIFIILYMVLLHVWVMVVLMTYQPEIHATDFKQPHDPQT, from the exons ATGTCCTGGTTATCAGGAATTACAGGTAAGGCAGAGCAGCTACTAAATAAATTGGACCAATCTGCTGCTGATGCTTTAACTACCGCAGAGACCCAATCTCAGGAGTGTTCATCAAAATATAACGCCCTGAACAGTGTCACATTGGATTCTTCATCCTTTGTTAACAAACCTTTGAAACAAAGCACCATATCAAAAAAAACTCTGACAGTGTCAGATATTGAATCCACCTCAAATAAAAAAGTTACTACGGCTTCAATACAGACTGGTACCAAAACCCAATTAAGTACCTCTACACCACAGTCTTGGACCAAGAAAAAAGTAGATAATGATGAAGCATTGTTCGACTTTCTGAACAGCAGTGAACCATTAGATACTTCTAAGAAGAAAGTAACACCAACTAGTAGTGCTCGACATTCCAGACATTCTAGTACTTCTTCTGTTTTATCAAATAAGGGTGGAAAAATAACAGAGAACCCTCCATCGTCTAACAGTGGATCGTCTATTGTTCATGTGGATTCCATCCATGGCTCAG GAAGTGAAAGAGGAAGTCCTTCAGAAACAGATGTAAATGTAGATGTTGCTACTTTAGCTGAAGCTATGTTGGATCAAAGTCCAAGCAACAGTGTTCATAGCAGCCAAGACCATGAGTCAAATGGAGAAACACAAACTTTGTCATCCCTAGAGCTTGAGAACAAACTTCTAAAGAATGAAGTACAGTCACTAAATCAGGAAATGTCGTCAGTAGTTAACCGTGCTAAAGAAGCTGAAATGG AGTTACTAAGACTAAAGAAAAAGATGGATGAATATAACCGATCCTCTTCAAAACATGATCATGTATTGAGAGAGTTACAGACTAGAGAATCAGATCTAATGGAAGTGTTAAATGCTAAAGATTCTCAGCTAGCTGTCTTGAGAATAAGGTTAGAGGAAGCAGATAAAAACCTGCAAAGTAGCAAAAAAGAAATGGATAGACTTCAAGGTGAAAAATCAAG aatacTTCAAGATCATACAGATTCAAGTGGTATGCACAGTCAGGCTTTAGATTCTCTGAAACAGAAACTTGCTGAAGTAGAAGATTCACTGAAAGCAGAGCAACAGTCATACAAGCAAGCACAG cAAGAATCAGTTGGTAGACAAGGTTTAttagaaaaagaacaaaaaacattTACGGATGCTTTAACATTGGCAGAGAAGAAGGCTTCTGATGATAGAA CAAAAGTGAAAGACTTGACGAATCAACTGAAACTAGCTCGACACAATTTGGATTGTGCAAAGCAAGAGCTAGCTGAATACAAGGAGAAAGCCACAAGAATTTTGCAG TCAAAAGAAAGATTAATTGCAAGTTTAAGAGAAGGATCGGGAGCCTCAGGGGAATCTGTTGGTGTGTCAAATCTAGAGTATGATTCTGTCAAGCAGGAGAGAGATATGTTTAGGGAAGAATTACAGCATTCAAGGATGACAGCTGAAAATCTAGGATTAGAGCTGCAG gaAATAGAGAGCCAGTTACAACAAGATAATGATTCTGCTAATGAACAGATAAGGTCAATGGAAGAGAATCTACAGGAAGAAAAAAGAATACGGCTAGACTTTGAACAGGAGATTCTCAATCAAAAGCAG GAGCTCCAGTATACTGTTGAAGAAATGAGTAGGCAAAAAACAGCATTTCAAAATAAGATAGCAGATAGAGAAGCAGACATTGAGAAATTACAAAATCAG TTAACAACCAAGACCATGAGTTCATCAACAGAGGGAGAGTTAGAATCCAGAGTTCGTTCTTTGACAGAAAGTTTAATTCAAAAACAAACTATGTTAGAATCATTAAGCACAGAAAAAAATTCACTAACACTACAGCTGGAGAGATTACAG CAACAGTATAAAGATATACAGTCATCATCTTTACGTACAAACACAACAGTAGTACAAGTACATGAGGAAGATGAtg tccgACAAAGACTACCAGCTTTCATGAGAGAAACCCCAACTGATGCAGAAGTGACAAAGAAGATGAAAAGAGCTGTATCTACCATTGACAAATTTAG catCAGACTTGGAGTGTTCCTAAGAAGAAATCCCATGAGTcgaattttcattattttgtatatg GTTTTGCTTCATGTTTGGGTGATGGTAGTGCTTATGACTTATCAACCAGAAATACACGCTACAGACTTCAAACAACCACACGATCCACAGACTTGA